In the genome of Ignavibacteriales bacterium, one region contains:
- a CDS encoding lamin tail domain-containing protein: protein MKKYFITAALFCFSSLVIAQADTSVIISEIMFNPTSGNNEFIEIYNTSETESIDINNYRLKYSTSTADVIIGVGFGTTLPPNSYAIVLEGDYDIVSGIYNNLIPPSALILKISDNSFGASGMANTADRPVWFINPVDDTLDVRTYSANNTTAISDEKIILNKDSTSSNWANSLNTNGTPGFRNSVALTNYDLRLSSINISPLIPVQGNDLQINAVVKNSGIQNADSYTIEIFNDTNFDSVAVPSELIFSKNYFNLVSGDSISASTSITNVLAGNYNIIAKILFAQDEDTTNNRLLKRITVFPPGNNYNDVVINEIMYSPSTGEPEWVEIYNRTTSTINLKKWTLSDLSSTVIITNSDKIILPNSFVVLSRDSSILNFYNVPVEIITFSLPTLNNTGDAVVIKDSIGIVLDSINFLSSWGGNTSGKSLERIDVNTATNQQANWGSSQSLSKATPGRVNSLTPKENDLSVSSFKPVTEFGILGEYIYFDLIVKNRGVITSPSYSVSFFNDVNADSIPQQSELLSTLNQLPLLSNDSITITYNTNSFIEGHNHFIALINVTPDDDSTNNIAFTKLIGVEVNELRNDLVINELMYAPNSPEPEWIEIYNRSNKIIDLKNYQLADNSDTVTINDNSFLINPGEFVVVATDISINNYYNIPSQVIVHTFPALNNSGDKLILLDSLSRVIDSLQYLSGWGGSAGKSLERISPEINSVDSLNWKTSTSRYKATPGYINSVTPKQFDVEAAEIISNPLFPLYGSDVSLTAKIKNNGSNNVVIDIQLFEDTNLDSIPDVLVETIQGVPINFKDSTVVPFSYSLSNIQMARGMFINVLFNSDQDTSNNYFYKTISPGYPPSTIVIDEIMYTPAGGEPEWIELFNTSPHSINLNDWSLSDVVTTPVMAKINSDVFIPSNGFLVVARDSSILNYHRLIPSKLVVINLPSFNNDADGVVLRDNRGSTIDSVRYSSDWGGTGGYSLERISVSINSNIQSNWGSSIDIEQSTPGRVNSITTKQNDLLISNVGFNPRFPVAGDDVFISATIKNNGTLPASNFITEFYIDTDSNNIPDLLLSSVTSSTLLQSDSISINSQSAISSIQSKILAAVRVVNMNDEDTLNNYVEKSVEPGFPQNSLLINEIMHSPSQGEPEWIEIVNASNDNFNIKNWSISDILTTPTKNIIIPFDYLISPNEYFVIAKDTSFYSYHNNINYKVFLVNFGTLSSSDGVMLYDFRDGIIDSVLYKSDWGGSNGYSIERLSFTKSGYDSSNWNTSLSPDKSTPGKVNSLNSIPSSARNDFVINEIMFDPDIDNCEFIEFINLSSDTINTGGWKIEDEKGNTNKLADISLLVPPSEYFILAADSSIIKKYSLQEHQSISIINETDLGLINTGELILLKDLHGNVIDSIWYSDKWHNRNYVNTKNRSLERINPDLNGNDNSNWSSSVSSSGATPGLRNSIFTNLSQREQKISVSPNPFSPDNDGYEDFTIINYNLTQITAQIRIKIFDSKGRLVRTLANNSGSGNSGSIIFDGLDDSGNALRIGIYIIYMEALNESSGVVETQKTTVVVARRLN, encoded by the coding sequence TTGAAAAAATATTTTATAACAGCAGCACTGTTTTGTTTTTCATCTCTTGTAATTGCACAAGCCGATACTTCAGTAATAATTTCTGAAATTATGTTTAACCCAACCTCGGGCAATAATGAATTCATTGAGATTTACAATACAAGTGAAACCGAATCAATTGACATAAATAATTACAGGCTTAAGTACTCAACCTCAACTGCTGATGTAATCATAGGCGTTGGATTTGGTACAACACTTCCACCAAATTCTTATGCGATAGTGTTGGAGGGCGATTATGATATTGTCTCAGGTATTTATAACAATCTGATTCCACCAAGTGCACTTATACTAAAAATTTCTGATAACTCTTTCGGCGCATCAGGAATGGCCAATACTGCGGACAGACCCGTATGGTTTATCAACCCTGTAGACGATACTCTTGATGTCCGTACTTACTCTGCAAATAACACGACTGCAATTTCTGATGAGAAAATAATTCTCAATAAAGACTCAACTTCAAGTAACTGGGCTAACTCATTAAATACAAACGGAACACCAGGATTCAGGAATTCAGTTGCACTTACTAATTATGATTTAAGATTAAGTTCAATAAATATTTCACCTCTCATTCCTGTTCAGGGAAATGATCTGCAGATCAATGCCGTTGTAAAAAATTCAGGGATCCAAAATGCTGACAGTTACACAATCGAAATCTTTAATGATACTAATTTTGATTCGGTTGCGGTTCCTTCTGAATTAATCTTTTCTAAGAATTATTTTAATCTTGTATCCGGGGATTCAATTAGTGCATCAACGTCAATTACAAATGTGCTGGCTGGTAATTATAACATCATTGCAAAAATTCTATTTGCGCAGGACGAAGACACAACTAACAACAGACTGTTAAAACGGATTACAGTTTTCCCTCCGGGCAATAACTACAATGATGTTGTGATAAACGAAATTATGTATTCGCCATCAACAGGTGAGCCTGAGTGGGTTGAGATTTATAATAGAACAACCTCGACAATAAATCTTAAGAAATGGACTTTGTCTGATCTTTCATCAACCGTTATAATTACAAACTCGGATAAGATTATTTTGCCGAATAGTTTTGTAGTGCTTAGCAGGGACTCAAGCATATTAAATTTTTATAATGTGCCGGTTGAAATAATAACATTCAGTTTACCCACATTAAACAATACCGGCGACGCTGTTGTGATAAAAGATTCAATAGGTATCGTGCTTGACAGTATTAATTTCTTATCATCCTGGGGCGGCAACACCAGTGGAAAATCTCTTGAAAGAATTGATGTTAACACCGCCACAAATCAACAAGCGAATTGGGGAAGTTCACAAAGTTTATCAAAGGCAACTCCCGGAAGAGTAAATTCACTCACACCAAAAGAAAATGATCTATCCGTTTCTTCATTTAAACCTGTTACTGAATTCGGAATTTTAGGAGAATATATTTATTTCGATTTGATTGTTAAGAATCGTGGAGTTATAACTTCGCCAAGTTACTCCGTTTCATTTTTTAATGATGTAAACGCAGATTCAATTCCGCAGCAAAGTGAGCTGCTGTCAACATTAAATCAGCTTCCTCTTTTATCAAATGACAGTATCACGATTACATACAATACAAATTCATTTATTGAAGGGCATAACCATTTCATTGCATTGATAAACGTTACGCCCGACGATGACTCAACAAACAACATTGCTTTTACAAAATTGATTGGTGTTGAAGTTAATGAGTTAAGGAATGATCTGGTCATAAACGAATTGATGTATGCCCCTAATTCACCCGAACCTGAGTGGATTGAGATTTATAACCGAAGTAACAAGATAATCGATCTTAAAAATTATCAGTTAGCTGACAATTCTGATACTGTCACAATAAACGATAATTCTTTTCTGATAAATCCAGGAGAATTCGTTGTAGTTGCCACTGATATATCTATCAATAACTACTACAACATTCCATCGCAGGTTATTGTTCATACATTTCCTGCGCTAAATAATTCGGGAGATAAATTAATTCTTCTTGATTCACTTTCACGTGTGATTGATTCTCTTCAATATTTATCAGGCTGGGGTGGGAGTGCAGGAAAATCATTAGAAAGAATTTCACCTGAAATTAATTCTGTTGATTCACTCAACTGGAAAACTTCAACAAGCAGATATAAAGCAACTCCGGGTTATATTAATTCAGTAACACCAAAACAATTTGATGTTGAAGCAGCCGAAATAATTTCTAATCCCCTCTTCCCGCTTTACGGAAGCGATGTTTCATTAACCGCAAAGATAAAAAACAACGGAAGCAACAATGTTGTTATTGATATTCAGTTGTTTGAAGATACTAACCTCGATTCTATACCGGATGTTTTGGTTGAAACAATTCAGGGCGTGCCAATAAACTTTAAAGATTCAACTGTTGTTCCATTTAGTTATTCACTGAGCAATATTCAAATGGCTCGCGGAATGTTTATAAATGTTTTGTTCAACTCAGACCAGGATACAAGCAATAATTATTTTTATAAAACTATTTCACCCGGATATCCTCCTTCAACAATTGTCATCGACGAAATAATGTACACACCAGCCGGAGGTGAACCGGAATGGATTGAATTGTTCAATACTTCTCCGCATTCCATAAACTTAAACGACTGGAGCCTAAGCGATGTTGTAACTACTCCTGTTATGGCAAAAATTAATTCCGATGTATTTATTCCCTCGAATGGATTTCTTGTTGTTGCAAGAGACTCTTCAATATTAAATTATCACAGACTCATTCCATCAAAGCTTGTTGTGATAAATTTACCGTCATTCAATAATGATGCTGATGGAGTTGTGCTGAGAGATAATCGTGGTTCGACAATCGATTCAGTACGTTACAGCAGTGACTGGGGCGGAACAGGCGGATATTCCCTTGAAAGAATTTCTGTATCAATAAATTCAAATATTCAATCTAACTGGGGTTCTTCAATTGATATTGAACAAAGCACCCCCGGAAGAGTTAACAGCATTACCACAAAACAAAACGACCTTTTGATTTCCAATGTAGGTTTCAACCCCCGTTTTCCGGTAGCAGGTGATGATGTATTTATTTCGGCAACAATAAAAAATAATGGAACTTTACCTGCTTCAAATTTCATAACTGAATTTTATATTGACACTGATTCAAATAACATTCCTGATTTGTTGTTAAGCAGTGTAACATCATCAACACTGCTGCAGTCGGATTCGATAAGCATTAATTCACAATCAGCTATTAGTAGTATTCAATCAAAAATTTTAGCTGCTGTAAGAGTGGTTAACATGAATGACGAAGATACTCTGAACAATTATGTTGAAAAATCCGTTGAACCCGGTTTTCCGCAAAATTCACTTTTGATTAATGAGATTATGCATTCTCCATCACAGGGTGAACCAGAATGGATTGAGATTGTCAATGCTTCCAATGATAATTTTAATATTAAGAACTGGAGTATCAGCGACATTCTTACAACTCCGACTAAGAATATTATTATTCCGTTTGATTACCTGATTTCTCCAAATGAATATTTTGTGATTGCGAAAGACACTTCATTTTATTCATATCACAACAACATTAACTATAAAGTTTTTCTTGTGAACTTCGGAACACTCAGCAGCAGTGACGGAGTAATGTTATATGATTTCAGGGACGGAATTATCGACAGTGTTCTTTACAAGTCTGATTGGGGAGGTTCAAACGGTTATTCGATTGAAAGATTATCATTCACAAAATCAGGTTATGACAGCAGTAACTGGAACACATCATTAAGCCCGGACAAAAGTACTCCCGGAAAAGTAAACTCGTTAAACTCAATTCCTTCGTCAGCGAGAAATGATTTTGTAATAAATGAAATTATGTTCGATCCCGATATTGATAACTGCGAGTTCATTGAATTTATTAATCTTAGCTCAGATACAATCAACACAGGTGGTTGGAAGATTGAAGATGAAAAAGGAAACACAAACAAACTTGCTGATATTAGCTTGCTGGTACCGCCATCTGAATATTTTATTCTTGCGGCTGATTCTTCGATCATTAAAAAGTATTCATTGCAGGAACATCAATCAATCAGCATTATAAATGAAACCGACTTAGGATTGATCAATACCGGCGAATTAATTCTGCTAAAAGATCTACACGGCAATGTAATCGATTCGATTTGGTATTCTGATAAATGGCACAACAGGAATTACGTCAACACAAAGAACCGTTCACTTGAAAGAATAAATCCTGATCTTAACGGAAACGACAATTCAAACTGGAGCAGTTCTGTTTCTTCCTCTGGCGCAACGCCGGGTTTGCGGAATAGTATTTTCACAAACCTTTCTCAGCGTGAACAAAAGATTTCAGTTTCACCAAATCCCTTCTCTCCAGACAATGATGGTTATGAAGATTTCACTATCATCAATTATAACCTTACACAAATTACTGCACAGATAAGAATTAAAATATTTGACAGCAAAGGAAGGCTTGTCCGGACTTTAGCAAATAATTCCGGCAGCGGAAATTCGGGTTCAATAATATTTGACGGGCTTGATGATTCGGGAAATGCACTTCGTATCGGGATTTATATTATTTACATGGAAGCGTTAAACGAATCTTCAGGAGTTGTTGAAACACAAAAAACCACAGTTGTGGTTGCAAGAAGGCTTAACTAA
- a CDS encoding DinB family protein: MSNNHSALLLNKINDNLGHLKSLTEEEFNSCPDGMDWTRKEILGHLIDSASNNHHRFIKIQFEELPYRIISYQQDEWVATNHYKDENKDDLVSLWYAYNTHLVHVIKNIPQNHLPNKCLLKDDSIVTLEFLVKDYIEHMIHHLEQIFSSSSTK, from the coding sequence ATGTCAAATAATCATTCCGCTTTATTACTCAACAAAATAAATGATAATCTCGGTCATTTAAAATCCCTGACGGAAGAAGAATTTAACTCCTGTCCTGACGGGATGGATTGGACACGCAAAGAGATACTTGGGCACCTCATTGATTCTGCCTCAAACAATCATCACCGGTTTATAAAAATTCAGTTTGAAGAATTACCTTATCGAATTATTTCTTATCAACAGGATGAGTGGGTCGCAACTAATCATTATAAAGATGAGAACAAAGATGACCTCGTCAGCCTTTGGTATGCCTATAATACTCACCTTGTGCATGTGATAAAAAACATTCCGCAAAATCATTTACCCAATAAATGCCTGCTTAAAGATGATTCCATTGTTACACTTGAGTTTCTGGTAAAGGATTATATAGAACACATGATCCACCATCTTGAGCAAATATTTTCGTCTTCAAGTACAAAATAA
- a CDS encoding GNAT family N-acetyltransferase: MEIVVDNEIYLSQVNKVDIERLCLLLNDKDIYDKTLMIPYPYTVKDAEWWVLFVEESKFNNGRLTNWAIRDRNSMLIGGIGFHIKYGIDSHRDEIGYWLGRPYWNKGIMTKVVRKVCEIGFEDFNLMRIEAVVFESNTPSCKVLEKSGFGYEGLLKKYVLKDSRYIDGKLFAITR; the protein is encoded by the coding sequence ATGGAAATAGTTGTTGATAATGAAATCTATCTCTCACAAGTAAACAAGGTCGACATTGAAAGACTTTGCCTGCTTTTGAACGATAAAGATATTTACGACAAGACGCTGATGATTCCATATCCATACACAGTTAAGGATGCAGAATGGTGGGTCTTATTCGTTGAAGAAAGTAAGTTCAATAATGGCAGGCTAACCAACTGGGCTATCAGGGACAGAAACTCTATGCTTATCGGTGGAATCGGGTTTCACATTAAATACGGGATTGATTCACACCGGGATGAAATAGGTTATTGGCTCGGCAGACCGTACTGGAACAAAGGTATAATGACGAAGGTGGTCAGAAAAGTTTGCGAGATTGGTTTTGAAGATTTCAATTTAATGCGCATTGAAGCTGTGGTCTTTGAATCAAACACACCATCCTGTAAGGTTTTGGAAAAATCCGGATTTGGCTATGAAGGACTTCTAAAAAAGTATGTATTAAAAGATTCACGATACATTGACGGAAAACTATTCGCTATCACCCGCTAA
- a CDS encoding DUF4397 domain-containing protein — protein MLKLKSVILLIIISTVVFIGCSKDEDPVVPTQSISKVMVVHSSPDAPAVDLLVDNQVAGTNLSFPSNTSYLEVNSGTRNFKVNVAGTNTTVIDVSPSLTMNTSYSVFAVNSVASIEPLLLTDDLSTPASGKAHVRFIHLSPDAPAVDITLTDGTIVFGNRAFKEFTPFTPLDAGTYNLQVRVAGTSTVALDLPGITLQAGKIYTVFAKGFLAGSGAQVLGAQIIANN, from the coding sequence ATGTTAAAGTTAAAATCAGTGATCTTATTAATTATCATATCAACAGTCGTATTTATTGGCTGCAGCAAAGATGAAGACCCTGTAGTACCGACACAATCAATATCCAAAGTCATGGTAGTCCATTCTTCTCCGGATGCACCGGCGGTTGATCTTCTCGTTGATAACCAGGTGGCAGGTACAAATCTTAGCTTTCCATCCAACACTTCATATTTAGAAGTAAACTCGGGTACAAGAAATTTTAAAGTTAATGTAGCCGGTACTAACACAACAGTTATTGATGTAAGTCCATCCCTGACTATGAATACATCATACTCAGTATTTGCGGTGAATTCTGTTGCATCAATTGAACCTCTTTTGCTGACAGATGATCTTTCAACACCTGCATCAGGGAAGGCACATGTCCGCTTTATTCACTTATCGCCAGACGCACCCGCTGTTGATATTACTCTGACAGATGGAACTATTGTTTTTGGCAACCGTGCTTTTAAGGAGTTCACACCATTTACACCACTTGATGCAGGAACTTATAATCTTCAGGTACGTGTAGCTGGTACTTCAACTGTAGCACTTGATTTACCCGGTATAACACTTCAGGCAGGAAAAATATATACTGTTTTTGCCAAAGGTTTTTTGGCAGGCTCAGGTGCCCAGGTTCTCGGTGCACAGATAATTGCCAATAATTAA
- a CDS encoding ABC transporter ATP-binding protein, translated as MIEINNLRKSFGKKNVLNGVNLNINNGETLVIIGRSGCGKSVLIKHIVGLLEPDEGYIKVENKIVSDLKEKELFELRRKFGFLFQGAALFDSMTVEENVSLPLIESTNGADKKNILPVVNEKLELVGLSGSNNLKPSELSGGMKKRVGLARALVTNPQYILYDEPTTGLDPIMSDSIDNLIAELSSKLKVTSIVVTHDMYSVKNVADRVAMMHEGKIYFTGTQQELLNSSDKVIIDFIKRTGA; from the coding sequence ATGATTGAAATAAATAATCTCAGGAAGTCTTTTGGTAAAAAGAATGTTCTTAATGGTGTAAACCTGAACATCAACAATGGAGAAACACTTGTAATTATAGGCAGAAGCGGCTGCGGTAAAAGCGTACTTATAAAACACATAGTTGGTTTGCTTGAACCGGATGAGGGTTATATAAAAGTAGAAAACAAAATTGTCAGTGACTTGAAAGAGAAAGAATTATTTGAGCTTAGAAGAAAATTCGGATTTCTGTTCCAGGGAGCCGCTTTATTTGATTCAATGACAGTTGAAGAAAACGTTTCTCTGCCGCTTATCGAATCAACCAACGGCGCTGATAAAAAGAATATACTCCCGGTCGTAAATGAAAAACTTGAGCTTGTAGGTCTTAGCGGTTCAAATAATTTAAAGCCATCTGAACTATCCGGCGGAATGAAAAAAAGGGTTGGACTTGCGAGAGCACTTGTTACTAACCCGCAGTATATTCTTTATGATGAACCAACAACCGGACTTGATCCGATTATGTCTGATTCAATTGATAATCTTATCGCAGAGCTTTCAAGCAAACTAAAAGTTACATCAATCGTAGTAACTCATGATATGTACAGCGTAAAAAATGTTGCTGATCGTGTGGCAATGATGCATGAGGGAAAGATTTATTTTACCGGAACACAGCAGGAACTTCTCAACTCAAGCGATAAAGTGATTATCGATTTTATAAAACGTACAGGCGCATAA
- a CDS encoding DUF2721 domain-containing protein, with product MLAPGIMISACGLLLLGMNNKYSLVVNRIRLLNEERRRFVAKVSERDFTYEETIRLESISRQIAALVYRVKLVRGAVFSYTIAVASFVLTSLFIGAQYLAGWGKLDYIITILFLLGMISVLTGVIFAAYETLKGYLIIQMEVKIDE from the coding sequence ATGCTTGCACCCGGAATCATGATCTCCGCATGCGGATTATTATTACTCGGAATGAATAATAAATATTCTCTGGTTGTAAACAGGATAAGACTCTTAAATGAAGAACGAAGAAGGTTTGTCGCAAAGGTAAGTGAACGGGATTTTACTTACGAAGAAACAATAAGGCTTGAAAGTATATCCAGGCAAATCGCTGCTCTTGTTTACAGGGTTAAGCTTGTCAGAGGAGCTGTCTTCTCTTATACAATTGCCGTTGCATCATTTGTATTAACTTCATTATTTATCGGCGCACAATATTTAGCTGGCTGGGGCAAACTTGATTATATAATTACCATTTTATTTCTGCTTGGAATGATCAGTGTTTTAACAGGTGTGATCTTTGCAGCTTACGAGACACTGAAAGGATATTTGATCATTCAAATGGAAGTAAAAATTGATGAATAG
- a CDS encoding leucyl/phenylalanyl-tRNA--protein transferase, giving the protein MSKSDYNQNQFLEPGNMIRLYASGAFPMADSRTGKINWYMPDIRTVIPLNDYNIPRSFKRIISELNFTIRFDTSFIDVVNGCADRESTWISDELIDAYKRLYKRGFIHTVETWRDDKLVGGLYGITFRGAFFGESMFSKVSQASKAALTALIIHLNKKDFVLLDVQYKTPHLEMFGAKEITFEEYQSLLYKAYERGCEF; this is encoded by the coding sequence ATGAGCAAATCCGACTACAATCAAAACCAGTTTCTTGAACCTGGAAATATGATAAGATTGTATGCCAGCGGTGCTTTCCCGATGGCTGATTCACGCACTGGAAAAATAAACTGGTATATGCCTGATATCAGAACTGTCATCCCTCTTAATGATTATAACATCCCAAGATCTTTTAAACGTATTATCAGCGAATTAAATTTTACAATAAGATTTGATACAAGTTTTATTGATGTTGTAAATGGTTGCGCTGACAGAGAATCAACCTGGATTTCTGATGAGCTTATAGACGCTTATAAAAGGCTGTACAAAAGAGGCTTTATTCATACAGTAGAAACATGGAGGGATGATAAACTTGTCGGGGGACTTTATGGTATTACATTCCGGGGTGCATTTTTCGGTGAGTCAATGTTTTCAAAAGTAAGCCAGGCATCCAAAGCGGCATTAACAGCGTTGATCATCCATCTGAATAAAAAAGATTTTGTTCTGCTTGATGTGCAATACAAAACTCCTCACCTTGAAATGTTCGGCGCAAAGGAAATCACTTTTGAAGAATATCAATCTCTCCTGTATAAAGCTTATGAACGTGGTTGTGAGTTTTAG
- the gdhA gene encoding NADP-specific glutamate dehydrogenase: MSEYVNNLIAKVKTLNPGELEFHQAVQEVVESLELVLARHPEYRSAKILERMVEPERTITFRVPWMDDQGEIHVNRGFRIEMNSAIGPYKGGLRFHPSVNISILKFLAFEQVFKNSLTTLPMGGGKGGSDFDPKGKSDNEVMRFCQSFMTELFRHIGPNTDVPAGDIGVGGREIGFLFGQYKRLRNEFTGVLTGKGLNWGGSLIRPEATGYGAVYFAQEMLKTKGMDVEGKVFSVSGFGNVAWGAVQKISQLGGKVVTLSGPDGFVYDKDGISGEKIDYMLKLRASNKDAVEDYAKEYKVEFHKGKRPWGIKVDVAMPCATQNEIFEDDAKELVKNGCVCVCEGANMPTTIEGYKVFTNAGILYAPGKASNAGGVATSGLEMSQNSMRLPWMRDEVDRRLHEIMIRIHDTCVTTAERFGTPGNYVNGANIAGFLKVADAMLDQGLV; the protein is encoded by the coding sequence ATGTCCGAGTACGTAAATAATCTGATAGCAAAAGTTAAAACATTAAATCCGGGAGAACTGGAATTTCACCAGGCAGTTCAGGAGGTTGTTGAATCTCTTGAGTTGGTACTTGCCCGACATCCTGAATATCGTTCAGCAAAAATTCTTGAGAGAATGGTTGAACCTGAAAGAACGATAACCTTCCGTGTTCCATGGATGGATGACCAGGGAGAAATTCATGTTAACCGCGGATTCAGAATTGAAATGAACAGTGCGATTGGTCCTTACAAAGGCGGTTTAAGATTCCACCCATCCGTAAACATAAGCATATTAAAATTTCTTGCGTTTGAACAGGTATTCAAAAATAGTTTAACAACACTACCAATGGGAGGCGGTAAAGGCGGTTCCGATTTTGATCCGAAGGGAAAAAGTGACAATGAAGTTATGAGGTTCTGCCAGAGTTTTATGACAGAACTTTTCCGTCATATTGGTCCTAACACAGACGTACCTGCCGGTGATATTGGTGTTGGCGGAAGAGAAATCGGCTTTTTGTTCGGACAGTATAAAAGATTAAGAAATGAATTCACCGGAGTTTTAACCGGCAAAGGTTTAAACTGGGGAGGATCACTTATACGCCCTGAAGCAACAGGCTACGGCGCAGTTTACTTTGCTCAGGAAATGTTAAAAACCAAAGGAATGGATGTAGAAGGAAAAGTATTTTCAGTATCAGGATTCGGAAATGTTGCATGGGGTGCTGTGCAAAAAATATCACAACTCGGCGGTAAGGTCGTTACATTGTCCGGTCCAGACGGATTTGTTTATGATAAAGACGGAATTAGCGGTGAGAAGATCGACTATATGCTGAAGCTTAGAGCAAGCAACAAAGATGCTGTTGAAGATTATGCAAAAGAATATAAAGTTGAATTTCATAAAGGAAAACGTCCGTGGGGAATTAAAGTCGATGTCGCAATGCCTTGCGCAACCCAGAATGAAATTTTTGAAGATGATGCAAAAGAACTCGTTAAGAACGGCTGCGTTTGTGTTTGTGAAGGTGCAAATATGCCTACAACAATTGAAGGTTATAAAGTATTCACAAATGCGGGAATACTCTATGCACCAGGAAAAGCTTCTAATGCCGGCGGAGTTGCCACGTCAGGACTTGAAATGTCGCAGAACAGTATGCGTCTTCCCTGGATGAGAGATGAAGTAGACAGAAGACTTCACGAAATTATGATAAGAATACATGATACATGTGTTACCACCGCAGAAAGATTCGGAACACCCGGGAATTATGTTAACGGTGCAAACATTGCCGGATTCCTTAAAGTTGCGGATGCTATGCTGGACCAGGGTCTTGTATAA